Genomic DNA from Streptomyces sp. AM 2-1-1:
TGCGAGCGCGTCGGGTGCTCCCAGAGCGCCCGGACCAGTTCGAAGGACTCGCCCCGGTCCTCCGAGCGGAACAGGGCGGCGGGCTCGGTCCCCGCGTAGACCACGCCTGGCGCCTCCGGGCCGGCCGGATGCAACTGCCACACCCGCTCCAGGGACGCTCCGGTGAACTCCGGGAACCTCACCGCCGGCCGGGTGGGCTCCACCCAGGTCTCACCGAGGTCGTCCGAATGGAAGACCGACGGCCCCCAGTGCGTGCTGTCCCCGCCGACCAGCAGCCGTGGAGCCGGCCCCCTGGTGTCGATGGCGATCGAGTAGACCGCCTGCGCGTGGAACCGGGGTGCGCCGAACTCCCAGGCGTCACCGCGCCGGCGTCCGATGAAGAGCCCTTTGCGTGTGCCCACCGTGAGCAGAACCTCGGTCATGACCGAACCTCCCGTAACGCCGCGATGCCGGATAGGCGCCAGTCTGCACCTGTCCGTCCGCCGGGGCCCGCAGTACGCGAGGTGCCCGGGCCGGGGCGTGTCCGTGAGGGGGAGCGCGCGGAGCGCGTGCGGGCGCCGGGCCGCGCCGTCCGCGCCCCGGTCGGATGTGCTGGAATGCCCGGAACGGGCCCCGTACACGGATCGTGGGCCCCGGGCGACGACGGAGCGTGGCGATGGGCGGCGGGTTCGAAGGTCCCGACGGGCGGGCGGCGGCCTGGGAGGTGGAGCCCGGCCCACCGGGTGATCCGCTCCGGCTCGGGCTGCGGATCACCGCCCCGGACCGGCGCCTGGACCTGCTCTGCACCCCGGCGGCGGCCCGGGAACTGGCGGCGAGGCTCGTCGCCGCTGCCGAGAGCGTGGAAGGCGCGGCTCCGGCGGCCCCCGTCACCGTACGGGCGGACGAACTGCTCCGGGGAGACGTGCGGGACGGTCCGCGGGTGATGACCGTGGAGAGCGTCAGGGCGGAGGGGGCGACCGTCCAGGTCGGGTGGACCTCCGGAGCCGGCCGGAGCTGGACCCAGGTGTACGACGCCGGGACACCGATCACCCTGCGGCGCAGGCTGCGCGCCGACGGCTGAGCGGACCTCGTCCGGGACGGGGCGGGAAGGGCTGCCCGGCGGCGCGTGACAGTCGCATGAAGGCCGGAGGACGCCTCGTCTGGTTCGTCGATCGTCGTAGTACGGTGGATGTCGTACTAAGCGGTGCCCGGTCATGATCCGCCGGGCGCCGCCTGCCGTCGCCGGTGTGCGTCCTGCCCGGCGGCACGGTCGTCCCTACGAAACGGAGTCCGGCGTGAGCGCCCTTTTCGAGCCCTACGTCCTGCGGTCGGTGACCGCGCCCAACCGTGTCTGGATGCCGCCGATGTGCCAGTACAGCGCGGACGCGACCGGCCCGGACACCGGTGCGCCCAACGACTGGCACTTCGCGCACTACGCGTCGCGGGCGGTCGGCGGCACCGGCCTCGTGCTGGTGGAGGCCACCGGGGTCAGCCCCGAGGGCCGCATCAGCGCCAGGGACCTCGGCATCTGGAACGACCGCCAGGTCGAGGCGTTCCGGAAGATCACCTCCTTCCTGGCCGAGCAGGGGACGGTCCCCGGCATCCAGCTCGGCCACGCCGGCCGGAAGGCCTCGACCCTGGCGCCCTGGCTCGGCGGCGGCGCGGTGTCCGAAGAGGACGGCGGATGGCGGCCGCTCGGACCGAGCCCGCTGGCGTTCGACGAGGCGAGCCCCGTCCCGGAAGAGCTGACGGTCGAGCAGATCAAGGACGTGGTCGGGCAGTTCGCGGAGGCCGCCCGGCGCGCGCTCGCGGCCGGCTTCCAGGTCGTCGAGATCCACGGTGCGCACGGTTACCTGATCGGGGAGTTCCTCTCCCCGGACAGCAACCACCGCACCGACGCCTACGGCGGTTCCTTCGAGAACCGCACCCGTTTCGCGCTCGAAGTCGTCGACGCCGTGCGGGAGGTGTGGCCCGAGGAACTGCCGCTCTTCTTCCGCATCTCCGCCACGGACTGGCTCACCGAGAACGCGGACGATCCGCGCGAGGGGTGGACCGGGGACGACACGGTTCGCTTCGCGCGTGACCTCAAGGCGCACGGTGTCGATCTGCTCGACGTCTCCACCGGCGGCAACGCGCCGCGCGCCGAGATCCCGGTGGGCCCCAACTACCAGGTCCCCTTCGCCGAACGCGTCCGCACGGAGGCCGGTCTGCCGGTCGCCGCGGTCGGCCTCATCACCGAACCGGTGCAGGCCGAGAAGATCGTCGTCGACGGACAGGCGGACGCCGTCCTCATAGGCAGGGAACTGCTGCGCGACCCCTACTTCGCCCGCACCGCCGCCCGCGAACTCGGCGGCGAGGTGCGCGTGCCGTCCCAGTACGGCCGCTCGGTCTGACCGGCGCACCACCCGCGTACGGACCGTCCCACCCGCTCCCGGGCCCGCCCGCCCGGGCGAGTGGGCCGGACGTGCGGGCCCGGGCGTCCGGACCCTGCCCCTCCGCGGCGGGAGCCGGGCGCGGGCCGGGCCCCCTCGATAAGGTGACCGCGATGGCTACCACACAGGGACCCACCTTCCGCGAACTCGCCGTGCAGGCGCTCTCCTCGACCGAGCGCGGGTACGACCTGCTCGCGCCGAAGTTCGACCACTCGCCCTACCGCACCCCGGACCGCGTCCTGGACGCCGTCGCCGCGGCCCTGCGGCCGCTCGGGCCGTTCGCCTGCGGGCTGGACGTCTGCTGCGGAACCGGCGCGGGCGTGGGCGTCCTGCGCCAGGTCTGCCACGAGCGGGTCGCCGGCGTCGACTTCAGCGCGGGGATGCTCACCGTGGGCCGGGCCTCGCTGCAGGGCGCCCCGGACATCCAGGGAGCCCCGGACGCCCCGGACGCCCCGGACGTGCCGCCGGTCCACTGGGTGCGCGCCGACGCCCGGACCCTGCCCTTCGCGCCGGCCTTCGACCTCGCACTGAGCCTGGGGGCGTTCGGCCACTTCCTGCCCCGAGAACGCCCCGCCCTCTTCGCCCAGGTGCGCGCCTCGCTCCGGCCCGGCGGGCGGTTCGTCTTCCCGGTGGGCGCCCCGCCCGCACCCGGTTCCCGCGCGTACTGGACGCTCCTCGGATTCGACGCGGCCATGCGCGTGCGCAACGCCGTGTGGCGTCCGCGCTTCATCATGTACTACCGCACGTTCCGGCTGCCCGGCGTGCTCGCCGACCTCTCGGCCGCCGGCTTCGCGGTGCGCCTGGAACCCCTGGCGGACCTGGGGGCCCGCCCGGACGGCAGCCCGCGGGCCCGGCTCGTGGTGGCCACCGCACGATGACCCGCACCGCGTGGCGCCTCCCCCGGCTTCCGTACCATGGAGGCACCCGGACGAAGTGGAGCCCTCAGTGACCCCCGCCAGCGACACCGCCGTCCCGGCCGCGCCCCTCGCCCGGGGGCGCCTCACAGCGAGCGGTGCCCGGGTGCTCGCCCATCCCTCACTGGCGGAGATCCGGGTGGAACACGTGCTGCACGCCCTGGCCGACCCGATACGGCTGCGCATCGTCCGGCAGATGGCCGTCGCCTCGGACGGGCTGACCTGCTCGCACTTCGTGCTCCCGGTCGCCAAGTCGACCCTGACGCACCACTTCCGGGTGTTGCGGGAGAGCGGGGTCATCCACCAGATCTACCGGGGCACCGCGAAGATGAACGAACTGCGCGGGGACGACCTGGAGAAGCTCTTCCCCGGACTGCTCGACGGCGTCCTGCGGGCCGCCGACCACGAGGCGGCGCGGCTCGCCGGAAGCTGACGGCGGCGGCGACCCCGCCGTTCCCTGTCCGGCCGTCTCCGCGTCGTCGGGCCGGGTCCACCGCCCGGCCCCGGACACCTCAGGTGCGCAGCGACCGCATCCGGTCGATCTCCGCGGCCTGCTGCGCGGCGACGTCGGTGGCCATCTCCTCCACCCGGACGTTGTTCCCGTCGGTGAGGGCCTCCGTCGCCATGGTGAGAGCGCCCTGATGGTGGGCGATCATCAGATCGAGGAAGAGCCGGTCGAACTCCGCGCCCCGCGCGGCCCGCAGCCGGGCCAGCTGCGCCTCGGTCGCCATACCGGGCATCACCGTGTGATCGTGTGCCGCGCGCTCGTCGCCGTCATTGCTTTTCAGCCAACCTCGCATGGCCTCGATCTCCGGCTTCTGCCCGGCGGATATGCGCGCCGCGAGGCGTCGTACCGAGGGGGAACCGGCGTGCTCCTCGGCCAGGCCCGTCATGACGAGGGCCTGCTGGTGGTGGTGGATCATCCGCTGGACGTAGCTGTAGTCGGCGGAGTTCGGGGTGTCGGCGACCGTCTCCTCGCGCGCCTCGTCCGCCGTGAGCGTTCTGGCCTCCTCACCCGGCTTTCCGGGAGCGACCACACCCTGGCCCTCGCTCGGGCGGGGCGGAGCACTGTCGTCCGCGTCGCACGAGCAGAGTGCGAGAGTGGACACAACGACAGTCATGGCCAAGGCTGTTGAGCGCGATCGGATCCTCAGTCGGTCGAACAGCACGGCGACCTCCGGTGCCCCAGGGAGTGTTGGTGACCGTCCTAGCATGCTTCCACGCCACGTTGATCAAAAACTTTCATTACGTCTCTGTTGCCATCTGTTGATGTGTACATGGAAGCGGCAATACTGCCCGGGTCCGAGAACCGTTCGACCCCGAACGGACTCAAGGGAGGATGCAGTGACCTTGTTGCACACCACCCGCGTGCGACGGAGACGACTGGGCGTGGCAACCGCCGCGGCCGGCCTCCTCGCGACGCTCTTGACCGCCACCAACGCCGTCGCGTCACCCGAACCCGGAGACGCCGCCACCTCGACCACCGCCGTGTCGTCGCAGGTGCGGGCCGAGGCGGAAGGGGCCATCGCCGACGGCGACATCCCCGGCGTCGACGAGATCGTCCACAGCGACAACATCGAGCACCTCGCCAACGTGCCGAAGGACGCGCTGCAGAGCCTCAACACCGATCTGGCCTTCCAGGGCAGGTACGCGTTCGCGGGCAACTACGACGGCTTCCGCATCTTCGACATCCGCAACCCGAAGAAGCCGAAGACCGTCGCCCAGGTGCTCTGCCCCGGCTCGCAGAACGACATCTCGGTCTCCGGAAACCTGCTGTTCCTCTCCACCGACTCCTCGCGCAGCGACAACTCCTGCGCCAGCACCACCCAGCCGGCCACCGAGAAGTCCTCCTGGGAGGGCATCAAGGTCTTCGACATCAGCGACAAGCGCCACCCGGAGTACGTCGCCTCCGTCGAGACGGCCTGCGGCTCGCACACCCACACCATCGTGCCGAAGCGCGACGACGTGTACGTGTACGTCTCCTCGTACTCGCCCAACGCGGCGTTCCCGGACTGCCAGCCGCCGCACGACGGGATCTCCGTCATCAAGGTGCCCCGCAAGGCACCCGAGCGGGCCGCGATCGTCAACTTCCCGGTGCTGTTCCCGGACGGCGGCAATCCGGGCGCGCCGGAGAACCCCGGTGTCTCCAAGACCACCGGCTGCCACGACATCACCGTGCTGCCGTCCCAGGACCTCGCGGCCGGGGCCTGCATGGGTGACGGTCTGCTGTTCTCCATCAAGGACCCGGCCAACCCGAAGATCATCGACCGGGTCCAGGACAACGTGAACTTCGCGTTCTGGCACTCGGCCACCTTCAACCAGGACGCCGA
This window encodes:
- a CDS encoding NADH:flavin oxidoreductase/NADH oxidase codes for the protein MSALFEPYVLRSVTAPNRVWMPPMCQYSADATGPDTGAPNDWHFAHYASRAVGGTGLVLVEATGVSPEGRISARDLGIWNDRQVEAFRKITSFLAEQGTVPGIQLGHAGRKASTLAPWLGGGAVSEEDGGWRPLGPSPLAFDEASPVPEELTVEQIKDVVGQFAEAARRALAAGFQVVEIHGAHGYLIGEFLSPDSNHRTDAYGGSFENRTRFALEVVDAVREVWPEELPLFFRISATDWLTENADDPREGWTGDDTVRFARDLKAHGVDLLDVSTGGNAPRAEIPVGPNYQVPFAERVRTEAGLPVAAVGLITEPVQAEKIVVDGQADAVLIGRELLRDPYFARTAARELGGEVRVPSQYGRSV
- a CDS encoding class I SAM-dependent methyltransferase; translation: MATTQGPTFRELAVQALSSTERGYDLLAPKFDHSPYRTPDRVLDAVAAALRPLGPFACGLDVCCGTGAGVGVLRQVCHERVAGVDFSAGMLTVGRASLQGAPDIQGAPDAPDAPDVPPVHWVRADARTLPFAPAFDLALSLGAFGHFLPRERPALFAQVRASLRPGGRFVFPVGAPPAPGSRAYWTLLGFDAAMRVRNAVWRPRFIMYYRTFRLPGVLADLSAAGFAVRLEPLADLGARPDGSPRARLVVATAR
- a CDS encoding helix-turn-helix transcriptional regulator; its protein translation is MLAHPSLAEIRVEHVLHALADPIRLRIVRQMAVASDGLTCSHFVLPVAKSTLTHHFRVLRESGVIHQIYRGTAKMNELRGDDLEKLFPGLLDGVLRAADHEAARLAGS
- a CDS encoding DUF305 domain-containing protein, with the protein product MTVVVSTLALCSCDADDSAPPRPSEGQGVVAPGKPGEEARTLTADEAREETVADTPNSADYSYVQRMIHHHQQALVMTGLAEEHAGSPSVRRLAARISAGQKPEIEAMRGWLKSNDGDERAAHDHTVMPGMATEAQLARLRAARGAEFDRLFLDLMIAHHQGALTMATEALTDGNNVRVEEMATDVAAQQAAEIDRMRSLRT